The genomic segment tgacaaaatttaaataattttaacaagtcgtaaaatatctaaacacatttttgaaatgataatcggtaattggatatttttagctaataaaacaatattatcactggttagataaaatagtatttaatctgTGATATCACAGCGCAAGACCTGGTAAATGGGCACAATACAGTACCATTGCatgttatgtagttataaagaattgatgaacataatattataatgatcataattataatcactaattaataaatttgtaactaaaaaaattacaattaatcaaaatctatatgtaggtactgcAGGGtacacacgatttttttttatcctggcatGATTTTGTTGGACCACCCGGCCCCTCCCGTAAACACGCctatggtaattactaattacatcTACAAAAGAAGATATTAGACGGCATTGTAAAGGATCTtgcaatgttttaaaaatagtacgcgatgaaaaaaatgtttctgaATGTGATTTATTTGACGATCTCGTGATTTTCCGAAATATTGTGAATGAATCAGAAACACCGTTGCAAGTACTAGGTACACTAACAAATTATAATGGAGCTTTTCCAAACCTAAGTGTGGCTATTAGAATTAAGCTTACAATTTCCATTACTTTGGCGGGGGCCGAGCGAAATTTCTCAAATCTTAAGCTCATTAAAAACTACCTCAGAAGTTCAATGTCACAAGACTGCTTAAGTAGTCTGGCAACTTCAGCTATTAAAAAGGAATTAGCCGAAAATgtgacatttatattaaatacaattttaagtgaATAGTAAATTGGTATAAtggtgttatttatatttattcatccaattattatattttataaaaaaaacaaaatttatatattatagttacatggttgtaatattataatgtagattGATGactgataaacaaaaaaaaaaaattagcaacatcaacaacaaagataattttatgaatttgtagtaaaatactaaaatatatctttttggTTTTCACTGTTGATTTGTAAAAGCTTTTTTCAGGGCCCCCGGAATATTTTGCCTAGGGCCTCGCCAAATCTAGCGCCGGCCCTGCAGGTACCTACCCTCacataatttacatacattacatagataggtatataggttTTCCTCAATGAACTGTGAGCATTTGgtgttttacaacaatatttcaaaacaatttgctTTCAATTTGGCTAAAtctatttttgtgaaaaatcattTCAAATGTATAGCGCATTCTGTTGATTATTACATTATGGCTTAGTTTGTCTTTGAGGATAGCTCTGTCCAtttgattttatgaaaattagatTAACTAGCACAAAGTGGAGTACACATACCTACGACCTACGTTAAATTAGTCGTTGCAACCTAACAAAGTCTGATAGTTGGTACTTCGTAAGGCCTACATGGCTACATTTACATATAAGTTCAAAGGATTAACTATACAGTGCCCCTGaaacatttatagtattttctaGTTTCTAAAAACTTTTATCATTTACGTGGATCTATATTTaggttatttagtatttactgatCGATATTTATCTCGATCGTTATCtaattttaccatattatattatgcaccatgtttgttttatttattacaaaatgtgtcggcaatataatttttttttggtaattattaAAGGGTGGATgttcatgcatttgcatatttttttcctttaataataaaagttgcaGAGTAGGATAGGAATTTGTTTTGTGACATATAAAAAACGAAATCAAAATTCTTATGTTgcatatatttgcatatttcgaTCCATTTTTCCGTCAaagcatatttaaattttgttagtgcataataatgtacatttggTATATTAAGGttttactttacattttacattgaaTTATTGTCTTTTTCAATTACTATTTTAGAAATGTTATCTTTATCGATAAATGTTATCGATTGGAAGTAActcggtaaagcacgattgagcatagacctTTTTAGCAAAACGGTTGAgcctagaatattttatgcgatattgccaaattcacgttgccaacattttgtaatttattattttcacgtattattaccgAATCGTATTATTtgacgcgagccgtgagccgagcccctcagctttatcgaaaatgttatcgattaaaaaattagttccggagtactattccggactactattgagactattattgactaataaatattttgattttattattttcataagtcatacctaactattattattattatttcattattagcaaaaagatctatatactgtattataatgtgactactattgagactattattgatttataaatattttgaataatgtgactaggtttattacatattgattattgactatgaaaatatatttttttgctatgttatattttgagtcattataattatttaaataaatatttttgtataatacagcttaaaattgaaaatggcaaagttgcagagttttttatgctcaatggtgttggttttcttttgtatttcaatttcctttgatacgccgACAATTTATGCTCAAACGTGTTACAAAagaggtgttttatgctcaatcgtgtctcagccaaGTAACTAATGGGCAATAGCTAGTGCTCTGAATTACTGTGACAGTTTATCGTTGTCCGTAGactaaatctaattttatactGTTGGTCACTGCaacaggggcgtcatttggggggggggggggtgtacatttgcaccaaatttttttttaaaacgccttCTTTGACCtgccataaataaatataagtacctaggtaccgatatacctaagtgttttatgttatatagcctatattttttcagtattaaaaaaaaaatgtattgtactaatgtttaatttccaagaatgttTGATGTGGTTTAGAggtcctacaatattataattgataaaattataacaaaacattgtGAAGAATGGTacccataaaatacatttctggttttattaagctagctatattatatattttgattatgcagagggaaaaaatgtgttgattaggtttttactattttattattaaggtgTTTTATACtcataaatgtaggtatttaccaAGTTCAAATACCACTGTAACACCGgtatccacaatataaaataaatacattaaaagtacctacacacagttcttcaaaaatagtaacaatattgtaatattttcataccaatataagtgacatattaaataaaaatcttgtataatttttatcccCACTTGaccccccaccaaaaaaaaaaaaaatgttttctgtggcctggtaaaaatttgaatggcCTGCAGACATTTTagcaccaacaaaaaaaaagttgaaatgacgcccctgcactgtaattgaaaatcttgaaaaatCGGGTATGACTTAATTGGATgcaattatatagtaaaaaatgtagaacATAGTTTTAAAAGTAATCAAAACAATAAGGGTTTTGATATACTGTGtacaatttcaaacattttaaatggtgAAGATAACACTATCAAGACAGAAAAAGACGTCTgatgatttaaattgttttaaatacgcACCTATCACTTCGGTAGACGTTGAGCGaagtttttctaaatataaacattttttgacagATAGACAACGTTCTATgcactttgaaaatatttcgaaaacaaTGATTATTCAGTGTAATGCACATTTTAGTAAGTAAAacgaaatacattttacattaaataaaaaaattaataataatttaatttttcagattAAATCAACCATACAAGAAAAACACAATACAGCTACCtacataaatttgtatttcaattattcatccactttatttttattttaagtttttaactgttttaacaaatattatttactatttcataacagattaaatgtttttgagcatatttttacattttttaggaatattttaatatttttgcgcatattttgtatatttttttaggcaTATAATGACGTTTTATCAAGCatattttaaagcatatttcaaaattgtttacagcatatattatagttttttgggAGCATGAACATACACCCTTTAGTAATTATACATGtttttcttgaatatttttctATCATAGTAatgataaataactattatatatttatcagtaaatacgcatacctataaattataattaataatttttttagtaatatcaCTATCCACTGAttctatatagttaatataatctgtggtaataagttattttaacttacaaattacaataaccttatttttgccaaaattatgtgaaatcaataataataaatataaattaggaactgtagaacataatatacctaatgcatattgtattttaaattttaatacttgatgtgcttagaataatttttttaatttacaattgacAGACAATGGTACTTTATTAATGAAATGCCTATAAATCTGGGTATTAGTGATGATTAAAAAAAGACCAAATCATTAATCATggattatctatttattaaacatattattttttatccatagtaagtactataaaaaataagaaaaaccaaaaaaaaagaatgttacctttcataatattagtaggtataacacTTTCAGTTATTAGTAGTTAAAAacgtaaatttagttttatacatCTTATGGCTTCAAGATACTAAGTTTTATGATGATAGTTTATTGTTTAGTTTCAACTAAACTTTATTTcagattttatatataattattaagtccATAGACATTCTTAACAAGAAATGTTGTCCAACAATGtactaatattgtattgtttattatgatttatactaGACAACTAGGCTTAGTAATTTGTTATGCTATTTAAACATCTACTAATTAATGGATACTTTGAGACTTCAGACAttgttaaattgtatacctaactAATGTTTAGTAAACATTTCAATTAAATCTGTtgatttaagatttataaaaataaaggcaatctgtttttaattattagaaaatacatAGCTATCCTTAGAACACAAAAATATCCATGtgatataatgaaataatagatttaatttaaacaaatttttattagttagttTAACATTATAACCAAtgattatttcattgaaatttatGTTAGATTGTATTGGTTAGGTTAGATGATAAGACGTAACAGTTGATTTGACATAACCTcttttgaacaattattaaattatgtatttatttaaatatactaattttcATTAGTCTTTCACTAACAAAGTATACAGTCACCATAATTATTGTGCTCTTACGAAATTGGAAAAGTGCATGAAGAGACATGTTTTCATTTACGTACAACTTATTAGTGATACAGATATTGACATCGAATACAGTTTCCGATATTATTGAAActaagtacaatataaaaataaatatattataatttatatatttgataggAAATTAATGTGACAATTCAATAAGataccaaaaattatttagcaagTATAAGTAAccaaatattaatcaatatcactcatattatgtacttatattattttatttaatataattcttttttttttaatgtgtaggtatattataagataataagtatattaaatattttatttagagtgcaaaaaaaaaaacacaaattaatttattttaaatattacgatattaatttatatggaacaatatcaatataaaaaaaaatattttactgcatCACTAATATTTATACTCATTAAAACCTGTAatgaagtatattaatatatacattaagttttctattttaatttataattttgttagtaatttttatttataaatataagttaacctaatttttgtattgaaggtatactatttttgtatattaatggtTTAGAGTTTTGATTAATTTGTCTCTAAatgaatgttaaaaaatattattacttgaaattaaaaaatgtatgataaataaaactgttattggaggaaaatgtcctgggtaaaaaaaaaaaatacttaagtagttttataattattattgttaaaaaattgtattgtacataatattatataacagcatgtaaatattaaaaaaaaattacataactaACATTGTACAAACGAACAAGTGTAGGAGGGATTAcagaaaatacaatatattttcttgATTACAGTAGTTTTTACTGCAGCCACTGTCATTTATAACTGGAAGTCAATAGTAATCAATgttcatatttatgtatttaacatCACAACTGATTCGTTGTCTTAGTTTTCATTATTAACTGGTTCAAGCTCTGATTTACGCTGCCGTTCAGTCTCTGTGGCGGAATATTGCTCAATGAGCTTAGCTAGAGTCTTTTTAGCACGCATCGATTCCAGGCGGGTGTTAACACGGCTTGACCAGCATTCTTTCATTGTCAGCACTACagtctttattatctatatgaaACAAACAACAGTTAAGAAAACAATCATTATACTAAGCCATTTATCAATATCCATTACTAGAAAAAGAGTAACTCAGCTTGGACtgcattttaatcaaaaatagatggtataaatgttaagaaaacaaaacaaaacgtacCGGGTCAGCACACCACTCAGCAGCCACGCCAGGACGATTCTGTTCAGGATCAGCAGAACATACGACACGACGCATGTCTTCAAATCCAGGATCCCAGCCAACGCCACGGTCTTGGTACGGTGCTCGGTACACGTATGGGTTGTATCTGTTATCTGTGCAAGGTTGTTGTTGATTGTCATTTGGTTGTTGTGTAAATTGTCCAACGTCAGATGCGATGAGTGTTCTGGACAAGACTTCCCACATGACAAGTCCGTATGAGTACATGTCACATCTGCAATACGCCCTGAAGCACAGATATGCGGGTGAAGAAGAATCAGCAGCGGCGATAGATTCAGCAGTGGAGGAGGTCAAAGACGCCACCGTTGCCGTAGTGGACGCAGAAGCCAATGCCAATGCAATCGAGGTGGATATactgaaaacaaaatacatgCAATTAAAATGATACGGTTTCAACTATTGAATTGATAAAATTTAGTGACACTACGGAAGGATATAACACTATCTCACCTGTCATCCAAAACCTCAGGCGCCATGTACCGCTTTGTGCCCACTCTCGTATTTTGGTTGGTACCCGCGGCTGCCGTTAATTGAATTGGGAGCGTCGCATCCTGGCTAGTGACGGCCATTCCAAAATCAGCTACACAACATGCGCCCGTCTTTGCGCATTTTACCAGCACGTTTTTACTCTTTATGTCCCGGTGCGCGATTCCTGGTTTACCctactcataaaataataaaaatatttaatgtacacgTAAACAGATTGAAAGATTACATCgatatctagataagataatatttcCCCACTGTCAGTTGCGGAGTTTAGGGGTTGTCATATGTACTCATGTGTCAgcaaaaatcaataaacaagGTGTAAATGGAGTGCtgtgatgtataatttataacatatattatataacgcagataattgatattaatgaaaaaattagcaTAAATATTACCTGTGTGGCATGGATTTGATTGTGCAGGTGATTCAACCCGCAGGCCACAGTGTACAGCACGTTTAACATTTGGTCCACCGTGAGCGGCGGCCTGTCGCGGTCGATGTCATATCCATTGCACGTAGCACCAGCGGCTACGGCGGCAGGGGTCTGCAGAAAATCGTATAATGATCCATGTTCATGATAATGGGTAATGAGTAGTAACTGCGTGTATGAGTTGCTTGAAGTCATGATGTCGGAACCAATAAAACCTAATATATTGTCGTGTCTCATCAGAACCGTGCTGTAATTTGATAagaatcaaataattaatattaacgttATAGTCAGTGGTGTATATCAGCTAGAAATTCGTTCGTCAATACGAGTGGAAAATTATCCCGCAtcgggataatgaaccatgtcaATGGAACAAACATACCGGTGAGTTTTTATTAATACCGGTTTGGCTGACCGAATTTCCAGCAGGACATACTCTACACATAGGAAAAATAACAGATCAAAAACCTGTAGATTTCTGTTTCCCGCTTCCACGATGGCTCGTCTTTCGATAAGAATATTTTGACGGCCACGTGCTCATGACCACCATTCCAGTAAGTGGCTCGCCAAACCTCACCATAACGGCCCTTGCCGACGAGTTGCCCGAGTTGTATCTGCTTGGCCATAGTACGTTGAACCAGCACGGGCATACCATACCCGCTGCCACTGGTATCTTCTTGGAAATCTTTTGGAAGGTTGTCGTTCCGTCGTTGGTACGGTGGCGGCAAAACGTCATCATCGACCGTAAATTCGGTCATGGCAGCCGGTGAGTACTCTATTGTGTAGGACGGTCGGTTGCTGCTACTGCCGTATGTATTTTCATCACCAGCTGTCTTCTCGTTGGTTACCACGACGCCCTTGAGTAAGTCGACCATGGTTAAAGCGGTCACGTTATGTTGTTTCCTCCTACTTCTCTTCTTCCCTTCGCAACAAGACGATGATGACACCACTgatgacaacgacgacgacattGACGAAAGCGACAAATGTCGGGGTCTCTTTTTATCACTGTCATCACTATTACCATCGTCATCGTGGCGAGTACTCCGATTTCGCCGTTTGCTCCTTCTACTGCTTCTATTTCGCCGTTTCCTCTTCTTCAACGTGAATGTGGCCACGATAACGACGACGATCAGTAACGCCGCCACAGAGATGGATGACCATCGCCACCAAGCCACAGCCGCGAGCAGAGAACCTTTGTCGTCTATCACTGAAAAGCTGCCGCCCGATAATGATGGAAACGGGCCGTCGTTGCAGCGATCACGGCCGTTGCAACATTCGATTGTATAACTAGGTGGTTGTGGCTGGCCGGCGGACGCGGATGAATAAGTATGCGACGACGTCCAAACCATGGACCGAGGTTGCTTTGAGCTATCATTGTTATTTGTCGTCGAATCATTACTAATAGCACCCATGCAAGGATGCAGTTCTGCTTTGGTTCGGGTTGAATGTCGGTGGCCACCACCATGTCCACCACCCATACAGCCACGACTTATGCGCACGACGCCACCGTTTTCGCGTACTTTTGCTTTCCAGCACTATATAGAACGATAATGGGAAAAATAATAgtgatcaaattttaattacaacaataaatagaaggtaacgctctgctgtacagtaggttacaagtcaatcactgtaatgaatggtttgaattcaatgatattttacctatacgaaaaacgattttgagcgtaGTCAGCCTAtatttaggtaaattattattattaataccgcaggttgaattaaaattatttacatattatcaatatatttgtatataataatatactttagaagttgcAAGTACCtactcatgaataatatttttaaaatcaaagaaaattactaaaaccgttattcttgttaattaaatatgtattttattgttaaaatttgaacttaaaataactataaaaaaaattgtatttttgtaaattttgggTCACTGAATGAACTGTGGAACTTGGTTTTAAAttacttagctataaaaattagctcaacattttaatttgataaattttgccAAACTTTGaacttcttataaaaaaaatgttgcctatgtatttttaatatttttaaactgatattataacaatgtgagaggagccttgtattacattttcaagaattttgACTTGctttatgaatacaatttaatgaacATATAGGTatgggaaaaaaacaaaaaattgaaaatgtcaaatCTGTAAACAGCTCTaacgtatcaaaatattttgaatctttaacaattataaaaacatttggtgtacatttcaaatacctacggttattcgttatcaattacctacaacaaaatCAGAAAATCGTTCCATGACTATGAGACATCGAGCAAATAtctaatgttgttaaaaattttaacttcaaacgctcataaaaaaattgactttcccgtgtatattttttgtaaatactagactggggcaaatgacccccccccctccccaaatGTCGCCACTGAGTGGGTGTCACTttgctttacagtaggttacaaatgggtctggggtcactgtaatggatggtgttcaatttgaactcaatgatataatatcattgtatacgaaaaatgccagtcagcctataatatattacgaagtatatttgatgatattattgagaataaagtaatttatttacttattcacgtgtaagctatttttaaatgttcaatccatAGCTATAAaagacaaacattttataaatttgataaatagtGACTATTAAttactttcaatattttttaactgtcattgtaacaatatattaagagccttctTACGCTTTttaacccaacaaataaaattttattaacatttataggaaaaaaaactaaaaaattgaaaatcgaaaatgtttGTAAGCAGCTCgaaaacagtcaaaatattttgaaagttttatcaagtataggaattgataaaataatcatatgatataaatttcaagtgtctacggttatccgtttttgaattacgacaaaataagaaaatcggtacttgagaaatcgaatgaatatccaatgttgtaaaatgttGAACTTCTAACgctagtaaaaatttaatttgactttcttagacattatttttgataaatgtaaataactttataaggcatttcgtattaaattttcaaatcttagatttaaaaaaatattttttaatttcaaaatttcaaaataatttgcaaattttcgtcatttttacgtattttgtcaatattcgaactttaaatgctgataaaaaaaaaaatggtgcctaatagtatgtacctattttaaatatttttcatatattgtaataatatatcagaagGGCCATCTTCGTAATTTTCACCaattaccaattaaaaaaatattttcatgtattatCCGAAATTCGATTCTTAGAACAATTTATGacgtttttgaaattgttcgaTACAAATCTTAAGTTTTACTATGTTCTACTTtctttaattatcataataaattaggcACTATATGGTATGATTAAATTAGCACTGTAATTATACTTGGTCACTTAGTGCGCAGATTATAAAAACTGCCATTCTAAAGTACCATTTGTGTTCATTTTCTAATTAAGGTTATAACCTTATAACAACATTATTTCCGTAATAAAAaggtatttataagttattattaagtcACCAACTTCTTAGTTCATCCTTTGatctgataaaaaatttaaaacggttCTTCTAGATTCATTTCCTGATGTTCAGAGGCGTACTCAGGAATTTTGGATGGAGTCGGTtagaaattttttcaaacaaaatatttgttaaatttagcTCTATAAATTTAGTTTAGCACCCAcgctaatttttaaatttttttttcggacacctatttattatatacaaccagttaagaacgatggtgcaaaaataaattgccagaaatcattagtttttatggTATAGTCTTACTAAGTTTCGGTGTTTTGTGCtaacaaattttcaattttttttttgaaacctatgtaaaacaacgttttaaaaattatggtgCAAAAAAATTCTGACACTCACCTATGTtggtttttcataataaattgaggaatgttttcaattttaattgtcCGAGTGAGCACAGGGTTTCAGTGACCATGCAGGGTTTATGaacaattcaaaaattttaattagctATAAGCTTTGAAATTAGTCTGGCCGTCAAATTCTGACTTCCTCATCGTTTTCAGCGTGCTTGACTGAGCTATGACTTAatgcataggtacattaaaacaGAATAATTCCAAACACTCGGTAAAATATTGGGTTGTACGAATGCGCGGTAAAACACCGAAAATCGTGAACTTTGTAAggctataacttaaaaactaatgattttcgGCAATTCATTTTTGCAACACTGTTCTTATTAACTCGTACTAATATATAGGtttcgaaaaaattgaaaaattagcGTGGGTGTTAGGCTAGATTTGttcccaataaattattataattatgtttttttttttgttttaaaacaacattttttataacgatctttaacaatacatttcagAGGTGTActgataagtattaaatattaatgaataaatattttagtaaatatatccCAGTGGAGAGGTCCCGGAAattatatgtaagtacatatattatattcgttaagTGTccataggggggggggggggggggtttgaaCTCCCTAAGCTCTTCCCTGAGCACGCCCACGCTGatgttgtaaaattgtaatataattattataactagatatttcaaatttagtaAAGAATCGGTCACAATAAAGGTCCTGTTGAGAAAAAACAGCGGACTCTGTGGTGGAGGCTGCGTTATTGTACCTGTATCGACAACGCAATAAGAGCCTTTGAATCACTATGCCACTTAACAGACGGCTTTAGGCAGGCATATGCTGAGTTATGTCGGCCTGAGGGGCAGATGGGTTGGAAGACAGTTTGGTACATACTATATcaataacatcataataaattaaatacttacgcGCACGGCCCCTGAACACAAGTTTATTTCTTCGTCTACCTTATCCAAGTTACCGTTGTCTTGCGTCATTGGTTGGCCTCCGTCGGACAAACAGTACGACTGTTCGTTTAAGTGAGCGTTTCGCTCGTCCCACTGCGCAGGCAACTCACCCGAACATGACATGCAAGTCAGCAAATCAGTCAGATTCTCTTGGTCGATGTCATTGTCGTCGTCACCACCGCCCGTCATGGACAGTAGCGAATCACCACTATCTTTTTCGCTATCGTCCTCCTCGTCGGCGTTGCCACCGAGGCTTTCAAGTCTTTCCTGTTCGCCCATCTCCATTGAGTGGTACAGATCCTTAGCTGACATATGCCCTCCAAGTTTTTTCTGCTGTCCGGCAGGCCCTTGTTCAGCGGTCACCACCGGTTCGCCTGTATTACAAGACAAAACGTCAGATAAACATCACCAAGACATCCATAAACAGGAATCGAAAGCTAATAAATGCAAGCACGGTCCATTAACGTAAATGTACACCAacaattataagtttattttttaaagtttttaagtaATTCTGTCCATGACAACTTGTATGAATGCTAAAAAACATGactaacttttaagtataaaaatattatgagaacaaaaataaattaataatattatatcaaagttCTAACCatcaattttatgttgtataagcattaggtaagtaataaatGTTACCATCACTTTAATTTTGGAATCTAAGTAGAACACTATAAGCCATACTATTGGTATAacaattacacatttttatgatttttaccaTTTAATGATAactttgaaaagttaaaaagcttaacaaataaatactttgTAGATTATCTAGTTCTTtaggtaaaaaaacaaaaatgtttaccaAACTTCATGCCTAACTCAAAAATAGAGTTAAACAGAGTTGTTACAAGATATtatggaaattataaaaataaataattttaacagtttataaaaaaaattgagtactTAACTTTATCAGATATAGAATAACATTTGATcatggaaaaatatatttttttaataactttataatatgtatgagttaaaattgaatattatatacacgactgtagtttattgtttatt from the Acyrthosiphon pisum isolate AL4f chromosome X, pea_aphid_22Mar2018_4r6ur, whole genome shotgun sequence genome contains:
- the LOC100169150 gene encoding uncharacterized protein LOC100169150, translating into MTAIVKLFRKEMVAMTVTLVLMLLVTTAAASVLPSEPVVTAEQGPAGQQKKLGGHMSAKDLYHSMEMGEQERLESLGGNADEEDDSEKDSGDSLLSMTGGGDDDNDIDQENLTDLLTCMSCSGELPAQWDERNAHLNEQSYCLSDGGQPMTQDNGNLDKVDEEINLCSGAVRCWKAKVRENGGVVRISRGCMGGGHGGGHRHSTRTKAELHPCMGAISNDSTTNNNDSSKQPRSMVWTSSHTYSSASAGQPQPPSYTIECCNGRDRCNDGPFPSLSGGSFSVIDDKGSLLAAVAWWRWSSISVAALLIVVVIVATFTLKKRKRRNRSSRRSKRRNRSTRHDDDGNSDDSDKKRPRHLSLSSMSSSLSSVVSSSSCCEGKKRSRRKQHNVTALTMVDLLKGVVVTNEKTAGDENTYGSSSNRPSYTIEYSPAAMTEFTVDDDVLPPPYQRRNDNLPKDFQEDTSGSGYGMPVLVQRTMAKQIQLGQLVGKGRYGEVWRATYWNGGHEHVAVKIFLSKDEPSWKRETEIYSTVLMRHDNILGFIGSDIMTSSNSYTQLLLITHYHEHGSLYDFLQTPAAVAAGATCNGYDIDRDRPPLTVDQMLNVLYTVACGLNHLHNQIHATQGKPGIAHRDIKSKNVLVKCAKTGACCVADFGMAVTSQDATLPIQLTAAAGTNQNTRVGTKRYMAPEVLDDSISTSIALALASASTTATVASLTSSTAESIAAADSSSPAYLCFRAYCRCDMYSYGLVMWEVLSRTLIASDVGQFTQQPNDNQQQPCTDNRYNPYVYRAPYQDRGVGWDPGFEDMRRVVCSADPEQNRPGVAAEWCADPIIKTVVLTMKECWSSRVNTRLESMRAKKTLAKLIEQYSATETERQRKSELEPVNNEN